The Dermacentor silvarum isolate Dsil-2018 chromosome 7, BIME_Dsil_1.4, whole genome shotgun sequence genomic sequence CAGTTATGGGGGTAGCGTAGTTTTCTGGCTTGTTTGTACGATTTCAAACGGCCGCGTTTCTCCCGTAGACAGTGATGGCAGCTTCGCTTTTTTTAAAACCGTAACACCAGCCACCTAACCTTGTGACAGACGCCGATCCATCCTGTCTTTCAGCCAAGGAGGAGGTCAATGCTTTCAGCAAGTAGAAGCACGGGTGCGCTGATGTTTCAAAATCGTGTTTGGCACACGAAGTAGTAGAAAATTTCAGTGTCTACAGCACCAGGCTGGCTCTAAAACGCTATGACTAATTAttgccagcaaaaaaaaaaaaaaaaagttcctctCAAAACTGTGTCCGTTTTGATAAGTTACTATTCAAACAAGGCGCCAAGTTTTAGTTTTGCTTTTACCCAACAGATAACACTAGTTAAATAAGCTTGCTGGCATTGTAATAATGCCAAAGCAGTCAAAAAGACCAACTGCAACATaagtttatttttattgtttttttaggCGAATAATACGGGGCACATTTTTCGCTACAAAGCCCATGTGACCCATGCGCATACATCTCAAGGTCAAACCAAAATGGCAGCGCCCATGAGGGAGAGCACGCCTGCTGCTATCGCCGACTTTCGCTGGTTTACTCGCCATCGGCTCATCGAAGATGAGGACGCCTGTCTCAGTTGTTCGCGTTCTCAGACGCTCTTCCACCTCCCTGTCCACGTCGCCGGCGTTTCTTAGCGACGACAAGCGAGCCAGGGCTCTCGTGTCCACGTCGCGGTGCATCTACCGCAATCTCGCGCTTGAGCAGTGGCTCTACGAAAATGCCGAGTTTTCGCCCGGCTCACCAGGCGTGCTGCTCATGTGGTGGAACGCGCCGGCGGTGGTGATCGGGCGTCACCAGAACCCATGGGTCGAGTGCAGCCTCAGCACGGCCGCTCGGCTCGGTGTCACCTTGGCGAGGAGAAACAGCGGCGGCGGCACGGTTTACCACGATACCGGCAATCTCAACTGCTGCTTCATGGGCCACAAGCGCGACTACAACCGCAAGGCAAACCTGCAGTTTATCGCCGACACACTGAAGGCAGTCTGGGGTGTACACTGCACCATCAACTGCCGGGACGACGTGCTCGTCCAAAACGCCTTCAAGGTGACGCCAGAGCTGCGATAGTCAGGTTCACCTCTGTTGCTGCAGCAAAagcattttttgttttattactACACTCAGTTGACACAGAGCCGATGGAAGTAGAAAAGTGGAGTTGTTGAAACCTCGAGTTAAACAGTAGGACTGAATGGTAACAGGACAGCGTCCCGGCAAAACAAGTGTGTTCTCGAGATCAGGTCACCAAGCTCAAATAAAACACCCTGGCGTTGTTTGCAACAGCGAACTCATATTTTTTTAGGAGTCAGTATAATAAACATCTTATAAGTGCAGGCCAGAAACCTCATTAGCAAAATTAATAAGCTTGTTTCATTCAGTAGCTCTTAGGAAGAAAACAATACGCTTATTGGCTATACATTCCCGAGATTCTCAGACGTAATTGTTAATGCGCAACTGATCAGTGCTTAACACTTTTCATGCTTAGCTCATTATTCTAGAGAGAATAGAGTTTTTACAAAGATCAGAATGGCTTAGTGTCATGCGACTCTCCGTGTTCAATTGTGGATCAGTTATCAAGGGAGCCatgtttttttccttttgcagATATCTGGCACAGCTGCCAAGATAGGCCACCAAAAGGCATACCATCACTGTACAGTGCTTGTCAATGTGAACACCACCGTGCTGCATCAAGTCCTAGGAGGACGCTATGTAAGTTATCTTGTTAGTTGTTCAACTCTGCACAGCACTATTGAGCACAAATTTTTAGGGTCATTTTGAGCGTGATTTGTATTTCACTGCCAGTCACGTTTGTGAGTCTACGTAGCGAATAGTGTATACAAGAACGACGGAACACATGCTGTTCAGTCTTGTCCTGCCATCTGTGCTGTTTGCATTGCCGACTTACCTGGTGCCATTTTCAGCACCCCAAGTGAATTTGTcggtgtcttctttttttttctcttcctatTACAGATGAA encodes the following:
- the LOC119457579 gene encoding lipoyltransferase 1, mitochondrial, whose protein sequence is MRTPVSVVRVLRRSSTSLSTSPAFLSDDKRARALVSTSRCIYRNLALEQWLYENAEFSPGSPGVLLMWWNAPAVVIGRHQNPWVECSLSTAARLGVTLARRNSGGGTVYHDTGNLNCCFMGHKRDYNRKANLQFIADTLKAVWGVHCTINCRDDVLVQNAFKISGTAAKIGHQKAYHHCTVLVNVNTTVLHQVLGGRYTNIESKASPSVRASVKNIRELCPRLTVESLSASLATRFTRQHQEEATNKAVNQVVHLVDPLEEHFPGIDAMCEKLQSWKWIFGTTPKFTISESFPLPASEASSLDLGDGLGLNAVLKVALTSYHGLLEDIRITPGFRSQGLLPVISDRIRGVRFLQSDIAEAFKKIKDSNPDNSDIIEF